In the Thermococcus sp. MAR1 genome, one interval contains:
- the mpgS gene encoding mannosyl-3-phosphoglycerate synthase yields the protein MLLEAPVYKELFGAVEIYEVQKVIKLDTQTRDVRSFTVTNVPREDIYEILEDIAIVVPMKNEKLQLVDGVLKAIPHQCPIIIVSNSKRKGPNLFKQEVDLVKHFYNLTHSRIIMVHQKDVGVAEAFREVGYTDILDENGSVRSGKGEGMLIGILLAKAIGAKYVGFVDADNYIPGSVNEYVKDYAAGFLMSESEYAMVRLSWRHKPKVSTKGLYFRKWGRVSEITNRYMNALFGVATNFETNIIVTGNAGEHAMSIKLAEIMPFSTGYSIEPFELVYLFETFGRWGEDPHTDVYDQGVEVFQIETLNPHLHEDKGQEHVVNMILSSLGTIYHSKLATESIRNQILKELRLHGLLGENEEPPSPRVMPPIENIDVNQWMETLEDNAETLLRFEV from the coding sequence TTGCTTTTGGAGGCTCCGGTCTACAAGGAGCTGTTTGGAGCGGTTGAGATTTACGAGGTTCAGAAGGTCATCAAGCTGGACACTCAGACGCGAGACGTGAGGAGCTTTACTGTCACGAACGTGCCCCGCGAGGACATCTACGAAATTCTTGAAGACATCGCGATAGTCGTCCCGATGAAGAACGAGAAGCTCCAGCTTGTCGACGGTGTTCTGAAAGCCATACCTCATCAGTGCCCGATAATAATCGTCTCGAACAGCAAAAGGAAGGGACCAAACCTCTTCAAGCAGGAGGTTGACCTCGTCAAGCACTTCTACAACCTCACCCACTCGCGTATAATAATGGTTCACCAGAAGGATGTGGGGGTCGCCGAGGCATTCCGTGAGGTGGGGTACACTGATATCCTCGATGAAAACGGAAGTGTGAGGAGTGGAAAGGGCGAGGGGATGCTGATAGGAATTCTCCTTGCGAAGGCCATAGGGGCCAAGTACGTGGGCTTCGTTGATGCCGACAACTACATTCCCGGCTCCGTCAATGAGTACGTAAAGGACTATGCCGCTGGCTTTCTGATGAGCGAGAGCGAATATGCGATGGTCCGTCTGAGCTGGCGCCACAAGCCCAAGGTCAGCACGAAGGGGCTGTACTTCAGAAAGTGGGGCCGCGTGAGCGAGATAACAAACCGCTACATGAACGCCCTCTTTGGCGTGGCCACCAACTTCGAGACGAACATCATAGTGACCGGAAACGCCGGTGAGCACGCTATGAGCATAAAGCTGGCCGAGATAATGCCGTTTTCGACTGGTTACTCGATAGAACCCTTTGAGCTGGTTTACCTCTTCGAGACCTTCGGGAGGTGGGGTGAGGATCCCCACACGGACGTTTACGACCAGGGGGTTGAGGTGTTCCAGATAGAAACGCTGAACCCCCACCTGCACGAGGACAAGGGACAGGAGCACGTCGTTAACATGATCCTCAGCTCCCTCGGGACGATATACCACTCCAAGCTGGCGACGGAATCCATAAGGAACCAGATACTGAAAGAGCTTCGCCTTCACGGCCTTCTAGGTGAGAATGAGGAACCGCCGAGTCCCAGGGTCATGCCCCCCATAGAGAACATAGACGTGAACCAATGGATGGAGACCCTAGAGGACAACGCCGAAACGCTCCTGCGCTTCGAGGTGTGA
- the mpgP gene encoding mannosyl-3-phosphoglycerate phosphatase produces the protein MRVLFLDLDRTLLGNDYSPKPAKPVIESFLKAGFEVVLNSSKTLAEQEYYRKAWGLKGPFIVENGSAIVIPKGYFPFDVSGRERGRYILIELGEKYLRIKAALDDVAPKYGLKYYGNCTLDEVMAFTGLPENLARLAGRRDYSETIFAWERSGFEDLLSERGLRVSRGSRFLGVTGDTDKGRAAVELLNLYSRLDRVESYAVGDGENDFPLLDVVDHAFLVGTLRHRRAKNISSIDELLGVVL, from the coding sequence ATGAGGGTGCTCTTCCTCGACCTCGACAGAACACTACTCGGCAACGACTACTCCCCCAAACCGGCCAAACCAGTCATTGAATCATTTCTCAAGGCGGGCTTTGAGGTCGTGCTAAACTCCTCTAAGACCCTCGCTGAGCAGGAGTACTACAGGAAGGCCTGGGGGCTGAAGGGTCCGTTCATAGTCGAGAACGGAAGTGCCATCGTGATTCCGAAGGGCTACTTCCCCTTTGACGTTTCCGGAAGGGAGCGGGGCAGGTACATCCTCATTGAACTCGGGGAGAAGTACTTGCGAATAAAGGCGGCACTTGATGACGTTGCTCCCAAATACGGCCTCAAGTACTACGGCAACTGCACGCTCGATGAAGTTATGGCATTTACAGGGTTGCCCGAGAATCTGGCGAGGCTTGCAGGGAGGAGGGATTACAGTGAGACGATATTCGCATGGGAAAGATCAGGCTTTGAGGATTTACTTTCCGAGAGGGGTCTCAGGGTGTCGAGGGGCAGCAGATTCCTGGGCGTAACAGGGGACACCGATAAGGGTCGGGCCGCAGTGGAGCTTCTGAACCTATACTCCCGATTGGATAGGGTCGAAAGCTACGCCGTTGGAGATGGGGAGAACGACTTCCCACTCCTCGACGTTGTTGACCATGCCTTCCTCGTTGGAACCCTCAGGCATAGGAGGGCTAAAAATATAAGCTCGATCGACGAACTACTGGGGGTGGTGTTATGA
- a CDS encoding mannose-1-phosphate guanylyltransferase/mannose-6-phosphate isomerase codes for MKTLILAGGKGTRLWPLSRELMPKQFIRMFDEYSLFQKTVQRALVFSKPDEIFVVTNRDYRFRVLDDLREIGLELPEGNILLEPEGKNTLPAIYWGIKQIEETFGDSIVAVLPSDHMVESNENYVRAFENAEKLAKKYLVTFGIKPTKPHTGYGYIKPGEGIEGGYLVAEFKEKPDLETAKRYVENNYLWNSGMFMFDTEVFREEVKRHAPEVYEAFENAESIEKAYELVPEISVDYGVMEKTDKAAVVPLNVYWNDLGSFDAIYEVMGKDENGNAVKVGGRKGYHVGVNSRNNLIMTGRLTATVGVEDLIIIDTDDALLVAHRGEGQKVKEVYKLLKEHGDERVFVHRTAYRPWGSYTVLEEGDRYKIKRLTVLPGRKLSKQMHYHRSEHWVVVRGTAKVHVGEKEVLLRPGESTFIPAGVVHRLENPGKVVLEVIETQIGEYLGEDDIVRFEDDFGRE; via the coding sequence ATGAAGACGCTGATTCTTGCCGGGGGAAAGGGGACGAGGCTCTGGCCCCTCAGCAGGGAGCTGATGCCCAAGCAGTTCATAAGGATGTTCGATGAGTATTCCCTCTTTCAGAAGACGGTCCAGAGGGCTCTTGTGTTTTCCAAACCGGACGAGATTTTCGTGGTCACCAACAGGGACTACAGGTTCCGTGTCCTCGACGACCTTAGGGAGATTGGCCTGGAACTTCCGGAGGGCAACATTCTGCTTGAGCCTGAGGGAAAGAACACCCTGCCTGCCATCTACTGGGGCATAAAGCAAATTGAGGAGACCTTTGGAGACTCAATCGTCGCCGTTCTTCCAAGCGACCACATGGTAGAGAGCAACGAAAACTACGTAAGGGCCTTTGAGAACGCTGAGAAGCTGGCTAAAAAGTACCTTGTGACTTTTGGCATAAAGCCCACCAAGCCTCACACCGGCTACGGCTACATAAAGCCTGGGGAAGGAATTGAGGGTGGTTATCTGGTGGCCGAGTTCAAGGAGAAGCCGGACCTTGAGACGGCGAAGCGCTACGTTGAGAACAACTACCTCTGGAACAGCGGAATGTTTATGTTCGACACCGAGGTTTTCAGGGAGGAAGTTAAGAGGCACGCCCCAGAGGTCTACGAGGCATTTGAGAACGCTGAGAGCATCGAGAAGGCCTACGAGCTAGTTCCCGAGATATCGGTTGACTACGGTGTCATGGAGAAGACAGACAAAGCCGCCGTTGTTCCGCTCAACGTCTACTGGAACGACCTGGGCAGCTTTGATGCAATCTATGAGGTTATGGGAAAGGACGAGAACGGAAATGCCGTCAAGGTCGGCGGTAGGAAGGGCTATCATGTCGGCGTTAACTCTCGCAACAATCTCATAATGACTGGCCGCCTAACAGCAACGGTCGGAGTGGAGGATTTGATAATCATAGACACCGACGATGCCCTTCTCGTAGCGCACCGCGGGGAAGGGCAAAAGGTGAAGGAAGTCTACAAACTGCTCAAGGAGCATGGGGACGAGAGAGTCTTCGTTCACAGAACTGCCTACCGCCCCTGGGGAAGCTACACCGTTCTGGAGGAGGGAGACCGCTACAAGATAAAGCGCCTGACGGTTCTACCGGGCAGGAAGCTCTCCAAGCAGATGCACTACCACCGGAGCGAGCACTGGGTCGTCGTCAGGGGCACCGCAAAGGTTCACGTTGGGGAGAAGGAGGTCCTCCTCAGGCCGGGCGAGAGCACTTTTATTCCAGCCGGCGTCGTTCACAGGCTTGAGAATCCTGGCAAGGTGGTTCTTGAGGTCATCGAGACCCAGATCGGGGAGTACCTCGGCGAGGACGATATAGTCCGATTTGAAGACGATTTCGGGAGGGAGTGA
- the glmM gene encoding phosphoglucosamine mutase: protein MGRLFGTFGVRGIANEMITPEFALRMGMAFGTMLKREGREKPLVVVGMDTRVSGEMLKNALISGLLSTGCDVIDVGIAPTPAIQFATAHFNADGGAVITASHNPPEYNGIKLLEPNGMGLKKEREAIVEEVFFSEDFDRARWDGIGEVREEDIIGPYIEAIKARVDVEAIRKRKPFVVVDTSNGAGSLTLPYLLRELGCKVVSVNAHPDGHFPARNPEPNEENLKGFMEIVKALGADFGVAQDGDADRAVFVDENGRFIQGDKTFALVADAVLRESGGGLLVTTIATSNLLDDIAERNNAEVMRTRVGDLIVARALLEHNGTIGGEENGGVIFPDFVLGRDGAMTTAKIVEIFAKSGKKFSELIDELPKYYQFKTKRKVEGDRKAIVARVAELAREKGYDVDTTDGTKILFPDGWVLVRASGTEPIIRVFSEAKSEEKAKDYLELGLGLLERAIGA, encoded by the coding sequence ATGGGAAGGCTCTTTGGTACCTTCGGCGTCAGGGGAATAGCAAACGAGATGATAACCCCAGAGTTTGCCCTCAGGATGGGTATGGCCTTCGGAACGATGCTCAAACGCGAGGGAAGGGAGAAGCCCCTCGTAGTGGTCGGCATGGACACCCGCGTCAGCGGGGAGATGCTGAAGAACGCCCTTATAAGCGGGCTTTTAAGTACTGGCTGTGACGTCATAGACGTCGGAATAGCCCCAACCCCCGCGATACAGTTCGCGACTGCTCACTTCAATGCCGACGGCGGGGCAGTTATAACAGCTTCCCACAATCCACCTGAGTACAACGGCATAAAGCTGCTTGAACCCAACGGCATGGGGCTGAAGAAAGAGAGGGAGGCAATAGTTGAGGAGGTTTTCTTCAGCGAGGACTTTGACAGGGCAAGATGGGACGGGATAGGTGAAGTCAGGGAGGAGGACATCATCGGGCCCTACATCGAGGCGATAAAAGCCAGAGTTGACGTCGAGGCGATCAGGAAAAGGAAGCCATTCGTCGTCGTTGACACATCCAACGGCGCTGGTTCGCTTACGCTTCCCTACCTGCTCAGGGAGCTCGGCTGCAAAGTGGTTAGCGTCAACGCCCATCCGGACGGTCACTTCCCGGCCAGAAACCCGGAGCCGAACGAGGAAAATCTTAAGGGCTTTATGGAGATTGTAAAAGCCCTTGGGGCTGACTTCGGAGTTGCCCAGGACGGTGACGCCGACAGGGCGGTGTTCGTAGACGAGAACGGACGCTTCATACAGGGCGACAAGACCTTTGCGCTCGTAGCCGATGCTGTTCTGAGGGAGAGCGGCGGTGGGCTTTTGGTTACAACCATAGCCACATCCAACCTTCTCGACGATATAGCTGAAAGAAACAACGCGGAGGTTATGAGAACCAGAGTCGGCGACCTGATTGTCGCTCGTGCCCTCCTTGAGCACAACGGGACGATAGGGGGAGAAGAGAACGGCGGCGTTATCTTCCCGGACTTCGTCCTCGGCAGGGATGGAGCGATGACCACAGCAAAGATAGTCGAGATTTTCGCGAAATCCGGCAAGAAGTTCAGTGAGCTGATCGATGAACTGCCGAAGTACTACCAGTTCAAGACGAAGAGAAAGGTTGAAGGAGACAGGAAGGCGATAGTCGCCAGGGTCGCCGAGCTTGCCAGGGAGAAGGGCTACGATGTGGACACAACGGACGGGACGAAGATTCTCTTCCCTGACGGCTGGGTTCTGGTCAGGGCCAGCGGAACCGAACCGATAATCAGGGTTTTCAGCGAGGCCAAGAGCGAGGAGAAAGCTAAAGATTACCTTGAGCTGGGACTTGGGCTTTTGGAGAGGGCGATTGGGGCTTAG
- a CDS encoding proteasome assembly chaperone family protein has product MKESVIHVYERPHLRDPVFIEGLPGIGLVGKLAAEHLIQELNAVKFAELYSPHFMHQVLIKKNSVVELMKNEFYYWKNPDENGRDIIIITGDQQVPPTDSPGHFEVVGKMLDFVNEFGVREIITMGGYQVPELQGEPRVLAAVTHEELVEYYQRKLEGCGIEVIWREDEGGAIVGAAGLLLGMGKLRSMYGISLLGESLGYIVDAKAAKSVLLAVTKILGLELDMTALEERAKETEEILRKVQEMQRAMLEQQMPPAPEEEDRGYL; this is encoded by the coding sequence ATGAAAGAATCCGTTATCCACGTGTATGAGAGGCCCCATCTCAGGGACCCCGTATTCATCGAAGGGCTCCCCGGTATAGGCCTCGTTGGGAAATTGGCTGCCGAACACCTAATCCAAGAGCTCAACGCGGTCAAGTTCGCGGAACTCTACTCGCCGCACTTTATGCACCAGGTTCTCATCAAGAAGAACTCCGTGGTTGAGCTTATGAAGAACGAGTTCTACTACTGGAAGAACCCAGACGAAAACGGCAGGGACATCATAATCATCACCGGAGACCAGCAGGTTCCGCCCACGGACAGCCCCGGCCACTTCGAGGTCGTCGGAAAGATGCTGGACTTCGTCAACGAGTTTGGTGTCCGCGAGATAATCACGATGGGCGGCTACCAGGTGCCCGAGCTCCAGGGGGAGCCGAGGGTTTTAGCGGCAGTAACCCACGAGGAGCTGGTAGAGTATTACCAGAGAAAGCTGGAAGGCTGTGGCATCGAGGTTATCTGGCGCGAGGACGAGGGGGGGGCAATAGTCGGCGCCGCTGGACTGCTCCTCGGCATGGGTAAGCTCCGCTCGATGTACGGGATAAGTCTTCTCGGCGAGAGCCTTGGTTACATCGTTGATGCCAAGGCCGCGAAGTCCGTCCTTCTGGCGGTAACCAAAATCCTCGGTCTTGAGCTGGACATGACTGCCCTCGAAGAGCGCGCCAAGGAGACGGAGGAAATACTCAGGAAGGTCCAGGAGATGCAGAGGGCCATGCTGGAGCAGCAGATGCCTCCCGCCCCGGAGGAGGAAGACAGGGGCTACCTCTGA
- a CDS encoding RNA-protein complex protein Nop10 encodes MRFRIRKCPECGRYTLKETCPLCGAKTKVAHPPRFSPEDPYGEYRRRLKREQLGITGRD; translated from the coding sequence ATGAGGTTCCGCATAAGGAAGTGCCCAGAGTGCGGGCGCTACACCCTCAAAGAAACCTGCCCCCTCTGCGGGGCTAAAACAAAGGTAGCCCACCCGCCGCGCTTCTCACCGGAGGATCCGTACGGTGAGTACAGGAGAAGGCTGAAGCGCGAGCAGCTGGGCATTACCGGGAGGGATTGA
- a CDS encoding translation initiation factor IF-2 subunit alpha — MPRKAKEYPEEGEFVVATVKSIHPYGAFLKLDEYPGKEGFMHISEVASTWVKNIRDYVKEGQKIVAKVIRVDPSKGHIDLSLKRVNQQQRKAKLQEYKRAQKAENLLKMAAEKIGKDFETAWKEVWVPLEEEYGEVYAAFEDAAQNGMEVLEDLISREWIEALRPVIEAYVEIPTVTIDAEFEITVPSPNGVEIIKEALIRARDRANEEKEIDVKFSYQGAPRYRIDITAPDYYKAEEVLEDIAEEILRVIKEAGGEATLIRKEKRIKKIKRRGA; from the coding sequence ATGCCGAGGAAAGCCAAAGAGTATCCCGAAGAGGGAGAGTTTGTGGTTGCCACTGTGAAGAGCATTCACCCTTACGGTGCATTTCTCAAGCTCGACGAGTACCCAGGCAAGGAAGGGTTCATGCACATAAGTGAGGTCGCATCAACATGGGTCAAGAACATCAGGGATTACGTGAAGGAAGGTCAGAAAATAGTCGCCAAGGTTATACGCGTTGACCCGAGCAAGGGGCACATTGACCTGAGCCTCAAGAGGGTGAACCAGCAGCAGAGGAAGGCCAAGCTCCAGGAGTACAAGCGCGCCCAGAAAGCGGAGAACCTCCTCAAGATGGCGGCGGAAAAGATAGGAAAGGACTTCGAAACCGCCTGGAAAGAGGTCTGGGTTCCCCTCGAGGAGGAGTACGGCGAAGTTTACGCCGCCTTTGAAGACGCCGCCCAGAACGGGATGGAAGTCCTTGAAGACCTCATAAGCAGGGAGTGGATCGAGGCTCTTAGGCCTGTCATAGAGGCCTACGTCGAGATACCCACGGTTACCATCGATGCCGAGTTCGAGATAACTGTTCCCAGCCCGAACGGGGTCGAGATAATCAAGGAAGCCCTAATCAGGGCACGTGACAGGGCCAACGAGGAGAAGGAGATAGACGTTAAGTTCTCCTATCAGGGGGCGCCGAGGTACAGGATCGACATCACCGCCCCGGACTACTACAAGGCAGAGGAGGTCCTTGAGGACATCGCCGAGGAGATACTGCGTGTCATAAAGGAAGCGGGCGGTGAAGCGACGCTCATCAGGAAAGAGAAGAGAATCAAGAAGATAAAGAGGAGAGGGGCATGA
- a CDS encoding 30S ribosomal protein S27e, which yields MALPKNLIPMPRSRFLRVKCIDCGNEQIVFSNPATTVRCLVCGATLVEPTGGKGVIKAKILEVLE from the coding sequence ATGGCGCTCCCGAAGAACCTCATTCCGATGCCCAGGAGCAGGTTCCTCCGCGTCAAGTGCATAGACTGCGGCAACGAGCAGATAGTCTTCAGCAATCCAGCGACCACCGTTCGCTGCCTCGTCTGCGGCGCGACCCTTGTCGAGCCGACCGGCGGAAAGGGTGTCATCAAGGCCAAGATACTCGAGGTTCTCGAGTGA
- a CDS encoding 50S ribosomal protein L44e, with translation MKYPKQIRTYCPYCKKHTIHKVEKVKKRPRSELSQGQRRFRRIMKGYRGFPRPNPAGREKPVKKLDLRFRCTVCGKAHTRGQGFRVKKFELVEV, from the coding sequence ATGAAGTATCCGAAGCAGATAAGGACTTACTGCCCCTACTGTAAGAAGCACACTATCCACAAGGTCGAGAAGGTCAAGAAGAGACCGAGGAGCGAGCTCAGCCAGGGCCAGAGGCGCTTTAGGAGAATCATGAAGGGTTACCGCGGTTTCCCGAGGCCGAACCCGGCCGGAAGGGAGAAGCCGGTCAAGAAGCTCGACCTCCGCTTCCGCTGCACCGTCTGCGGCAAGGCCCACACTAGGGGACAGGGCTTCCGCGTTAAGAAGTTCGAGCTGGTGGAGGTGTGA
- a CDS encoding HTH domain-containing protein encodes MAEVELVFKVLKEAGKPLKSKEIAELAGIDKKEVDKAIKILKKEGKIISPKRCYYAPAE; translated from the coding sequence ATGGCTGAAGTTGAACTCGTTTTCAAGGTCCTAAAGGAAGCTGGAAAGCCCCTCAAGAGCAAGGAAATAGCCGAGCTCGCTGGAATCGACAAGAAAGAGGTTGATAAGGCTATCAAGATCCTCAAAAAGGAAGGCAAGATAATATCTCCAAAGCGCTGCTACTATGCCCCGGCGGAGTGA
- a CDS encoding lysine exporter LysO family protein — MRFLVYVLVALISGILTGHFYAPEFGNLYEVMLYLLILIIGIDLGQSFRLGEIRKLGKLAIKLPLGTLLGSILGGLLASLILGIELRWGLAVAAGCGWYSLTGPLIAQYSAVYGTLGFLANLTREIFTVLLYPVAIKRVRRELAVSMGGATTMDTTLPIMTKFGGSEVALIAFVHGFVLTALVPFVVPFILQF, encoded by the coding sequence ATGAGGTTTCTAGTCTACGTTCTGGTAGCTTTGATTTCAGGCATACTCACAGGCCACTTCTACGCCCCGGAATTCGGCAACCTCTACGAGGTCATGCTATATCTGCTTATACTGATAATCGGAATTGACCTGGGGCAGAGCTTTCGTCTAGGGGAGATCAGGAAACTCGGAAAGCTCGCCATAAAGCTGCCCCTCGGCACACTCCTGGGCTCGATCCTTGGCGGCCTGCTTGCTTCCCTGATTCTGGGGATAGAACTCAGGTGGGGGCTGGCTGTGGCGGCCGGCTGCGGCTGGTACAGCCTCACCGGACCTCTGATCGCCCAGTACTCAGCAGTCTATGGCACCCTTGGCTTCCTTGCCAACCTCACCAGGGAGATATTCACCGTCCTGCTGTACCCTGTTGCTATCAAAAGGGTCCGAAGGGAGCTGGCGGTCTCTATGGGCGGCGCCACAACCATGGACACGACGCTACCTATAATGACGAAGTTCGGGGGCAGTGAGGTCGCACTTATAGCCTTCGTTCACGGCTTCGTCCTCACCGCGCTGGTGCCGTTCGTGGTTCCATTCATACTACAGTTCTGA
- a CDS encoding pyridoxal phosphate-dependent aminotransferase, with protein sequence MIRASERAMGIEYAIRDVVLPARELEKKGIKVIRLNIGDPGKYDFQPPKHMRDAYCKAIQDGHNYYGPSEGLPELREAIVAREKRKNGVDITPEDVRVTAAVTEALQFIFGALLNPGDNILVPSPSYPPYVGLVKFYGGIANEYLTVEENGWQPDIDDMRKKINERTKAIAVINPNNPTGALYEKKTVKEILDLAGEYDLPVISDEIYDLMTYEGQHVSPGSLTKDVPVIVMNGLSKVYFATGWRLGYFYYVDPEDKLAEVREAIDKMARIRICPNTPAQFAAIAGLTGPMDYLEEYMAKLKERRDYIYKRLSEIPGISTTKPQGAFYIFPRIEERSKWKNDKDFVLDALNEAHVLFVHGSGFGYAGEWHFRIVFLPPVEILEEAMDSFEEFMRKRLGA encoded by the coding sequence ATGATTCGTGCATCCGAAAGGGCTATGGGAATTGAGTACGCCATCAGGGATGTTGTTCTCCCTGCCAGGGAGCTTGAGAAGAAGGGAATAAAGGTCATCCGCCTCAACATAGGCGATCCTGGAAAATACGACTTCCAACCGCCGAAGCACATGAGGGACGCTTACTGCAAGGCCATTCAGGACGGCCACAATTACTACGGTCCCAGCGAGGGACTTCCAGAGCTTAGGGAGGCTATAGTTGCGAGGGAGAAGAGGAAAAACGGTGTTGACATAACTCCAGAGGATGTTCGCGTTACCGCGGCTGTTACAGAGGCGCTACAGTTCATATTCGGCGCCCTCCTCAACCCGGGAGACAACATCCTCGTCCCGAGCCCCAGCTACCCGCCTTACGTTGGCCTCGTCAAGTTCTACGGCGGAATCGCCAACGAGTATCTGACTGTTGAGGAGAACGGATGGCAGCCCGACATAGACGACATGAGAAAGAAAATCAACGAGAGAACCAAGGCAATAGCGGTCATCAACCCCAACAACCCAACGGGGGCCCTGTACGAGAAGAAGACTGTGAAGGAGATACTGGATCTGGCGGGAGAATACGACCTTCCTGTGATCAGCGATGAGATATATGACCTCATGACCTATGAGGGACAGCACGTTTCCCCCGGTTCTCTCACCAAGGACGTCCCGGTTATAGTGATGAACGGTCTCTCCAAGGTTTACTTCGCCACGGGATGGCGCTTAGGATACTTCTACTACGTCGATCCCGAAGACAAACTCGCCGAGGTCAGGGAGGCTATTGACAAGATGGCCAGGATAAGGATATGTCCCAACACCCCCGCCCAGTTCGCAGCCATAGCTGGCTTAACAGGCCCGATGGATTACCTTGAGGAGTATATGGCCAAGCTTAAGGAGAGAAGGGACTACATCTACAAGCGCCTTAGCGAGATTCCGGGTATAAGCACTACCAAGCCCCAGGGGGCGTTCTACATCTTCCCGAGAATAGAGGAGCGCTCAAAGTGGAAGAACGACAAGGACTTCGTCTTGGATGCTCTCAATGAGGCCCACGTGCTCTTCGTCCACGGCTCCGGCTTTGGCTACGCCGGCGAGTGGCACTTCAGGATAGTTTTCCTACCGCCGGTTGAGATACTCGAAGAGGCCATGGACAGCTTCGAGGAATTCATGAGGAAGAGGCTTGGGGCTTGA
- a CDS encoding MoaD/ThiS family protein — translation MIRIKVLGRGIEKEIEWQKGMKVADVLREVGFNTESAIAKLNGRVALEDEKVKDGDYVEVIPVVSGG, via the coding sequence ATGATCAGGATAAAGGTCCTTGGAAGGGGAATAGAGAAAGAAATCGAGTGGCAGAAAGGTATGAAGGTCGCAGACGTTCTCCGCGAGGTCGGCTTTAATACAGAAAGCGCAATAGCGAAGCTCAACGGGCGCGTTGCTCTGGAGGACGAGAAGGTGAAAGATGGTGATTACGTGGAGGTCATTCCCGTAGTTTCTGGGGGATGA
- a CDS encoding Nre family DNA repair protein, with translation MVELFNSKLCAICKGRKLLCGRPTCPILERFRVARTVERKLNKRHLFGSSPPSIFVGEYGYPKVRIGPLVPPIEGNTSYLDNPLKWEDKTIRDILYYRSLLVMGETKADIHVRRSGRILGEVQELVMSVKPVDSEILLKKKPVLKILPSEFAPPIGPKAELLDFELTENPRIPRRTDYVVSDELKAEQAIMRLYNWGFDEYYIIRLLSAGLLGIDKRLVPTRWSITAVQDTIGKNLRREILHYPEINDYEVYFYRFLGNRYAVLLMPESYAFELLEVWLKGSLFGASEPSVIHDYEDFRGRKEYVKETAGAYHAARLSVLEALRARRRQARAVVFREVTPEYYAPVGVWQIRLGVKKAMSNLIGRFETLNEALDAIKRRLEHPFEKYLARSYILGSLARQKTLDEWLGRNLYRITGERAGG, from the coding sequence ATGGTCGAGCTCTTCAACTCAAAGCTCTGTGCGATATGCAAGGGCAGAAAGCTCCTCTGTGGCAGGCCAACCTGCCCTATTCTTGAGCGCTTCAGGGTAGCCCGCACCGTCGAAAGAAAACTGAACAAACGTCATCTCTTCGGCTCTTCCCCACCGAGTATCTTCGTCGGTGAGTACGGCTATCCTAAGGTTCGCATAGGCCCGCTCGTGCCTCCGATCGAAGGAAACACAAGCTACCTTGATAATCCCCTAAAGTGGGAGGACAAAACGATTCGCGATATTCTATACTACCGCTCGCTTTTGGTTATGGGTGAGACCAAAGCTGATATTCACGTGAGGAGGAGCGGCAGAATCCTGGGAGAAGTCCAGGAGCTGGTCATGTCAGTAAAGCCAGTTGACAGCGAGATTTTGCTGAAGAAAAAGCCCGTCCTAAAGATTCTACCGAGCGAGTTCGCGCCGCCAATAGGGCCGAAGGCGGAACTTTTAGATTTTGAACTCACGGAGAATCCCCGCATTCCGAGGAGGACGGACTACGTCGTTAGTGACGAGCTGAAGGCCGAGCAAGCTATAATGCGCCTGTACAACTGGGGCTTCGACGAGTACTATATCATAAGGCTCCTTTCAGCGGGCCTTCTCGGGATCGACAAGAGGCTCGTTCCCACGAGGTGGAGCATCACTGCCGTTCAGGACACGATAGGAAAAAACCTCAGGCGTGAAATCCTTCATTACCCTGAGATAAACGACTACGAGGTCTACTTCTACCGCTTCCTTGGCAACCGCTACGCCGTTCTGCTCATGCCCGAGAGCTACGCCTTTGAGCTTTTGGAGGTCTGGCTTAAGGGGTCTCTCTTCGGTGCGAGTGAGCCGAGTGTAATCCACGACTACGAGGACTTCCGGGGAAGAAAGGAGTACGTGAAAGAAACGGCAGGAGCCTACCACGCGGCAAGGCTGAGTGTCTTAGAGGCCCTGAGGGCAAGAAGACGGCAGGCCAGAGCGGTGGTTTTCCGTGAGGTCACGCCAGAATATTATGCCCCTGTTGGCGTCTGGCAGATTCGCCTTGGAGTGAAGAAGGCGATGAGCAATTTAATCGGACGCTTCGAAACGCTCAACGAGGCCCTCGATGCCATAAAGCGTCGCCTTGAGCATCCATTTGAGAAATACCTTGCGAGAAGCTACATCCTCGGAAGCCTCGCGAGGCAGAAGACTTTAGACGAGTGGCTCGGAAGGAATTTATACCGCATCACCGGAGAAAGGGCAGGTGGATGA